The genomic region CGTAGGAATCGACGTGGTGCCAGGCACCGTCCTGCAGGGCGACGGTGAAGATGTACGGGATGGAGTGGTCCAGGGTCTCGCGGCTGGCCGTGGGGCTGTACTTCTGGGGGTCGTTGGCGCCGGACCCGATCACGTAGTGGGTGTGGTGGCTGGTCTTGATCAGCACGGAGTCGACGTTGGCCGGGTCCGTGACCTCGGGGTGCTCGCCGTGCAGCTTGCGGGCGAGGTCGATCCACGCCTGCGCCTGGTACTCGGCCGAGTGTTCCTTGGTGTAGGTGTCAAGGATGGCCCGCTTGGCCTCGCCGGCCTCGGGCAGAGGCACCATGTAGGAGGCGTCCGGACCGTCGAGCATCCAGGCGATCACGCCGTCTTCGCCCTCGTAGATCGGCACGGGGGAGGTCTGGCCGCGCATGGCGCGGTCCGCGGATTCGACGGCCATCTTGCCGGCGAACGCGGGGGCGTGCGCCTTCCAGGTGGAGATCTCGCCCTTGCGGGACTGCCGGGTGGCGGTGGTCGTGTGCAGTGCCTGGCCGACGGACTGGAAGATGGTCTCGACGTCGAGGTCCAGCAGGGTGCCGATGCCGGCGGCCGCGGAGGGGCCGAGGTGGGCCACGTGGTCGATCTTGTGCTTGTGCAGGCAGATGGCCTTGACCAGGTTGACCTGGATCTCGTAGCCGGTGGCGATCCCGCGGATCAGGTCCTGGCCGCTGGCCCCGACGTGCTGGGCGACGGCAAGGATCGGCGGGATGTTGTCACCCGGGTGGGAGTAGTCCGCGGCGAGGAAGGTGTCGTGGTAGTCGAGCTCGCGGACCGCGACGCCGTTGGCCCAGGCGGCCCACTCCGGGGCCACGCGCTCTTCGATGCCGAAGACCTTCGAGCCCTTGCCTCCGGTGGTGGGGCCGTGGGTGAGGGCCTGGGCCCGGGCCGCGACGATCGGGGCACGGTTCAGCGAGGCGATCGCGACGGAGGCATTATCGATCACGCGGTTGATCACCATGTCGGTGACGTCAGCGGTGACGTCCACGGGATCCGCAGCGACCTTGGCGATCTTGTAGGCCAGCTGGTCCTCGCGGGGCAGGTTTTCCTCGCTCTTGTAAACGCGGACGTGGTGTTCCTTGACCATGGTGCTCCTTCTAGTGAGGTGTGTGCGTGGCTTTGACGTGGGAAAGGCTGCGGTGCAGGTGAAGCGTGGTGGCGGCCTCGGCCAGCCGAGGGTTGCCGGCGGCGATTGCCTCGGCGATCGCGGCGTGCTCGGCGGCTGCGGCGGTGAGCCGGGCGGCGTCGTCGGCGGCCAGACGCCGGACGCGCACGAGGTGCACACGGAGGCTGCGCATGGCCTGGACGAGGTAGGCGTTGGAGATCGCGGCGTCGATGGCCGCGTCGAGCCGGCCCACCAGCTCGTAGTACTCGTGCAGGGCGGGATCCTGGCCGCCGATCAGTTCCGGGGCCCGGAGCAGCTCGCGCCGGAGCGCATCGAAGGTCGCGGGGTCGCCGCGCTCGGCGGCCAGGGCGGCGGCCTTTCCCTCGAGGGTTTCGCGCAGTTCGAACAGTTCATCGATGTCGTCCAGTGAAATGTCGGTGACGACGACGCCGCGGCCGCCCGCCGTCGTCGTCAGTCCTTCGGCGGTGAGCCGGCTCAGGGCCTCCCGCAGCGGAGTGCGCGAGATGCCGAGGCGCTCTGACTGTTCGACTTCGGCAAGGACCGTTCCGGGCAGGAGGCGCCACTCGATGATGTCATCGCGCAGGGCCGCGTAGGCCTTGTCGCTGGCGCGCATCCTGCCTCCTTCGGTGGTGGCTCTGTTGGGGTGATCACAACCCAGTGTATACACGAAGGGTCACTTTGCCCAGTATTCTGCGGCTGCAGTGTAGAAATTAGCCAGCCGTGTAT from Arthrobacter sp. NicSoilB8 harbors:
- a CDS encoding MmgE/PrpD family protein; its protein translation is MVKEHHVRVYKSEENLPREDQLAYKIAKVAADPVDVTADVTDMVINRVIDNASVAIASLNRAPIVAARAQALTHGPTTGGKGSKVFGIEERVAPEWAAWANGVAVRELDYHDTFLAADYSHPGDNIPPILAVAQHVGASGQDLIRGIATGYEIQVNLVKAICLHKHKIDHVAHLGPSAAAGIGTLLDLDVETIFQSVGQALHTTTATRQSRKGEISTWKAHAPAFAGKMAVESADRAMRGQTSPVPIYEGEDGVIAWMLDGPDASYMVPLPEAGEAKRAILDTYTKEHSAEYQAQAWIDLARKLHGEHPEVTDPANVDSVLIKTSHHTHYVIGSGANDPQKYSPTASRETLDHSIPYIFTVALQDGAWHHVDSYGPERAARPDTVELWHKVTTVEDPEWTRRYHSLDIAEKAFGGTVVITLKDGTVITESIAVADAHPLGARPFAREQYVNKFRTLAAGLVADEEIERFLAAAARLPELAAGELDQLNIQAADGVIDLSAAPKGLF
- a CDS encoding GntR family transcriptional regulator → MRASDKAYAALRDDIIEWRLLPGTVLAEVEQSERLGISRTPLREALSRLTAEGLTTTAGGRGVVVTDISLDDIDELFELRETLEGKAAALAAERGDPATFDALRRELLRAPELIGGQDPALHEYYELVGRLDAAIDAAISNAYLVQAMRSLRVHLVRVRRLAADDAARLTAAAAEHAAIAEAIAAGNPRLAEAATTLHLHRSLSHVKATHTPH